From Slackia heliotrinireducens DSM 20476:
GCGGCGCGCCCTCGCGGGCGCTTCGCCCGGAGCATGCCGCCTCCTCATTGCCTTGCTCGGGGCAAGGCTGTGGGCTGTTTTTTACGCCTTGCTTGAAGGGCCGGATCGACGTTGGATACGCGTTTGTGCCCGTGTGGCTCATTTTCCTTGCGGTTTGTGGAATTGGGCGGGGGAGCGGCTGTTTCGTGAGAAGTTAGCGGCAGTTGGGATATACTTTAAACCTTGAAGTCGTGAGAAAGGACACTTCAATGACCAAAGAGATCTCCGGCAATTTGCATGTTTCCAATGACGTGCTTGCTGACCTGGCTGGTTATGCTGCGCTTCGCGTGTATGGTGTTGTAGGAATGGCTGCCCCGACGGTTCAGGACGGCATCGCAAAGCTGCTTCCTGCAAGCCGTCTGCGCCGTGGCATCGAAATCACCAACACGGCCATCGGTGTTCATGTCGACGTCTACGTCATCCTGGAGTACGGCGTCAACATCAACTCGGTTTCCCAGAACCTGATCGAGAGCATCACCTACGACCTGTCCACCTTCGCACAGGTCCCCATCGACAGCATCGATGTCCACGTTCAGGGCGTGAAGATTCGCAAGTAACGGCATCTTTTTTCCATTCCCTAGGAGTATCAATTCTGATGAGCGAGATAACTACGAGCAGCGTGCTCAACGCTATTGCTGTGGCTGCAAAGACGCTTGAAAGCCGTAAGGACGAGGTCAACAGGCTCAACGTGTTCCCCGTGCCCGACGGCGACACCGGCACCAACATGTCTTTGACCCTGCAGATGGTGGTCAAGAACGTTGCCAAGCTTCCCATTGGTTCTACCGGCGCCGAAATCCGCAAGGCCATCACCACCGGTGCCCTTATGGGTGCACGCGGTAACTCCGGCGTCATCACCTCGCAGATCCTGCGCGGTCTGTGCGAGGGTCTCGAAGGCGTCGAGGAGCTCGACGTCAACGCCATCGACTCCGCTCTGGACAGCGCCCGTACCGTGGCGTTCCAAGCTGTGCGCAAGCCGGTCGAAGGCACCATCCTCACCGTCATCAAGGATGCGGCCGCTTCCGCCCGCAAGGCGAAGCGCAAGAAGATGTCCGTGGAAGACGCCCTGGAAACCGTCGTCAAGGACGCGTACGCTTCCGTCCAGAACACGCCTGAGCTGCTGCCGGTCCTGAAAGAGAACGGCGTGGTGGACGCGGGCGGCTACGGTCTGGCCATCCTGCTGGACGCTTTCGTGGCATCGCTTCTTGGTAAGGAGGGCTTCACCGAGGATGCGATTTCCTTCGCACGCCCCGCACCCAAGGTCGCAATCGAGCAGATCGACGACTGGGATCCCGATTCGGCGTTCCGCTACTGCACCGAGTTCTTGGTCCACTCCGACACCGTCGACGTGGACGAGGCCAAGGCGTTTTTGCCCACCATGGGCGACTGCGACCTGATGGTCGGCATGCATCCCAACTTCAAGGTGCATGTGCACTCCAACCGTCCCGACCAGGTGCTGGGATGGTTCCTCGACCATGACTCCCAGATTTCCGAGGTCCACGTCCACAACATGGGCCTGCAGAGCGAAGAGCGCACCGAGAAGATCGAGGCCGAACGCGCCGCCGAGCACAAGACCGTCGGCATCGTCGCCGTGGCTCCGGGCTCCGGCAACGCCAAGATTCTGGAATCCCTCGGCGTGGACGTCGTCGTCTCCGGCGGCCAGACCATGAACCCCTCCACGGCGGATCTGCTGGAGGCTGCCAACAAGGTCAACGCCGACCAGGTCATCATCATGCCGAACAACAGCAACATCGTCATGGCCGCCCAGGCTGCCTGCCAGGTCTCCGAGAAACCCTGCATCGTGGTTCCCACCAAGACCGTCCCGCAGTCCTTCAGCGCCATGTTCGGCTTCAATCCCGAAGCCACCTTGGAGGAGAACGCCGAGGCCATGGCCGAGGCATTCGCCGACACCAAGACCGGCGAAGTGACCCATGCCATCAAAGATTCCAAGGACGCCCATGGCAACCCCATCAAGAACGGGGACGTCATCGGCATCGCCGACGGCTCCATCGAGTGCGTGGGTTCCTCTCTGGAAGATGTGGTTCTGGACCTGCTTGAAGTCATGGAGGCTGACGACGCCGACACTGCCACCATCCTGGCCGGTGCCGACTACTCCGACGAGGAGCTCGAAGCCCTGGTCGCCCGCATCGAAGAGACCTACGAGGACCTCGAGGTCGAGTCCCACCGCGGCGAGCAGCCGCTGTACCCGATCGTGTTCTCCGTCGAATAGACGGGAACGCGCATCGACCCATGCAAGACCGCCTCGCTGCAACGCTCGAGCTTGACGCGCCCGTAACCTCGGTTTCGGGTGTGAGCTCGGGCAGGGCAGCGGGGCTTTCTCGTTTGGGGATCCGCACCGTCCGCGACCTGCTGCAGCACTTCCCGCACCGCTACGTGGACATGTCCCGGATATCCACCATCGAAGGCGCCGGCATCGGCGACAGCGTCACCATCGTGGGCACCATCCACGAGGTGCGTCTCAAGCGACCTCGGCCGCGCCTCAGCCTGACCGAAGTCACCATCGTGGACGGCACAGGCACCCTTATCGCCACGTTCTTCCGCCAGCCCTGGATCGCGAAGACCCTCAAAACCGGCACCCGTGTCAGCGTCGCCGGCACGCTGGAGTTCAATTACGGCTACAAACGCATGACCGCGCCGTTTTTGGACGTGCTTGAGGACGACCAAAACCCCATGTCGGGCCAGATCGTGCCCGTGCACCACGCCACAGGGAAGGTGACGCCGGGCATCATGCGGCTCATCGTACGCAACGCGGTGGATTCCGCCTGGGGCGCATACGACCCGCTGCCCTTGGAGCTGCGCACGAAGTACCGCCTGATGAGCCGCTCGAACGCCTACCGTTCGATCCACTTCCCGCAGGACATGCGCGACGTGCATCAGGCCAGGCGCAGGCTCGCCTACGAAGAAGTGCTCATGCTGCAGATGCACATGCTCATGTCTGCCCGCGACCGCCAGGACGACGGGCCCGCCCACGAGCATGTCTTCGACGGGCCATATTCCGAAGCGCTCATGAAGGCGCTGCCTTTCTCGCTCACATCCGACCAGGAACGGGCCGTGGCCGAAATCCAGATGCGCATGGCGCAGCCGAAGGTCATGTCCCACATGCTGCTGGGCGACGTGGGCACGGGCAAGACGGCCGTGGCGGGATTCGCCATCGCAGCCGCCGCCGACGCGCGCTTCCAAACGTTCATGATGGCGCCCACCGAGGTGCTGGCAACCCAGTACGCCGCATCCTTGGGCGGGCTTTTTGACCAGGCGGGCATCAGTTGGGCGCTGCTGACGGGTTCCACCCCTGCGGAGGACCGTGAGGACATCCTCATGCGTCTGGCCTCGGGGCATACCGACGTCGTCTTCGGCACCCATGCGCTTTTGGAAGACGATGTGGTGGCGCACGACTGCGGGCTGGTCATCATCGACGAGCAGCAGCGATTCGGCGTCGATCAGCGCAAACGGCTCATCGAGAAGGGCCGCAACGCCGATGCCCTGTTCATGACGGCCACGCCCATTCCGCGCACGCTGGCTCTGGCGCTCTACGGCAATCTGTCGCTGTCGTACCTGCGCCAGGTTCCCTTCGACCGTCCGCCCCGCAAAACCCAGGTGGTGGATTTCCGCGACCGGGGCAAGGCCTACGACGCGGCTCTTGCCGCCTGCCGCCGTGGCGAGCAGGTGTATGTGGTCTGCCCGCTGGTGGGGCAGAAGCGCAAGGCCGACGACGACAAGAAGAAGGACGACCGGGACGCCGAGGAAGAGACGCCTTCCTACATCGAGTCCGACGAGGACATGCGGCAGGACGACCAGAAGGCCGCCGAGGCCGAGGCTGCGTTTCTGCAGTCGAAGGTGTTCGCAGACTTCAAGGTGGGGCTGCTCCACGGTCGCATGGATGCCAAAGCGAAGCATGCTGCCATGGAGGATTTCCGGGCGGGGCAGACCGACGTGCTGGTGTGCACCACCGTCATCGAGGTGGGCGTGGACGTTCCCAACGCCACGGTCATGATCATCGAAGACGCCGACCGGTTCGGCCTGTCGCAGCTGCACCAGCTGCGCGGGCGCGTCGGGCGTGGGACGAAGCCGGGCGAGGTGTACCTGATCGCCGCCACGTCGTCGGAAGACGCGCTGGAGCGCCTGTCGGCCATGGAGGCCACCGACGACGGCTTCGAGCTGGCCGAACGTGACCTGGCGCTGCGCCGTGAGGGCGACATCCTGGGCAACCGGCAGCACGGCGCTTCGGTCCTGCGGCTGGTGAACATCGTGCGTGACGGGAAGCTCATCGAGCTGGCCCACGAAGACGCCGAAGCCCTGCTGGACGCCGACCCCGAATTCGAGACGCCTGCCATGCAGGCGCTGGTCCACGAGGTGCGGGCGTGGTTCCCGCATACCGACGAAGATACGACGATTGGAGGATGACGTGCGCGTCATCGCAGGTGAATTCAAGGGCCGCCGCCTGAAGGCCCCCGAGGGCATGGGCACCAGGCCCACCATCGACCGCGTGAAGGAATCGGTCGTCAGCTCCATCTACTCCGCTCGGGGCGGGCTGGACGACGCCGTGGTTCTGGACGCCTTCGCCGGCAGCGGGGGGCTGGGAATCGAATGCTTGTCCCGCGGTGCGAAAACCGCCCTGTTCTACGAGTACGACCGCAAGGCCCAACGTGCCTTGCGCGAGAACATCGACATGCTCAAGCTGCAGGCGGGGCGTGCCCGCATCGTGCAATCCGATGTGCTCAAGCGTCCGCCCACGGTGGTCGCCATGCCCTTCGACGTGGTGCTGCTGGACCCTCCGTACGCCTACGACCTGCAGGTCATCGTCGATTTCCTGCGAACGTTGCGTGATGCGAAGGCCCTGGCCGACGGAGCCATTGTCAGCTACGAGCACGATTCATCCTGTGCTCTTGCCCCCGTTCTGGAACGAAGCGGGCTTGATATGGATATACTTACTACGAAACGGTTCGGCGGCACGACCATCGACATCTGCCGAATCGCATGTCCGGATGAGGAGGAATGATGAAGCGGGCTTTGGTACCCGGTACGTTCGACCCGATCACGAACGGCCACATCGACGTGGTCGAAAGGTCGGCGGATATTTTTGACGAAGTGATCGTCGGTGTTGCCCAATCGCGCAAGAAGGGACCCACCTTCAACCTCGACGAGCGCATCGCGTTGGCCCAGGAGGCCACGGCGCATCTGCCCAATGTGAAGGTCATGGGCTTCGACGATCTGCTGGTCAACTTCGCCAAGAAGATAAACGCCCACGTCATCGTCAAGGGCCTGCGAGCCATCACCGACTTCGAGTACGAGTTCCAGATGACCTCCATGAACTACGCGCTGGACGAATCCATCGAGACGCTGTTCATCATGTCCCAGCCGCAGCACATGTACCTTTCGAGCTCCATCGTGCGTGAATTGGCGGCTTTTCATGGTGATATCAAGGCGCTTGTCCCTCCCTGTGTGGAGAAAGCCCTCAATGAGAAGTTCATGCGGTAATTTTCATGTTACAATCCTTTAAACATATGTACTGAAAAAGGATTACCGCACGTAAGCCGTCTCAGGTGCAAGGGGTGCCGGGATGTGTTCCGTGCCAAATGCAGTAGTAACGCAGCAAGGTAGGAAGGGTCGTTATGGACGAAACAGGAGTACTTGGTCTTATCGAGGAGCTTGCGATCTTGCTCGAAGACTCGAAGCCGGTTCCCTTCGGCAAAAGCAACATGCGCCAGGTGGACATCGACTTGGCCGGTGAAATCATCGACGACATCCGCGGAACGTTCCCGAGCGAATTCGCCCAGGCCCGCCAGATCGTTCGCGAGCGCCAGAGCCTTCTGGACGACGCCGAGGCCGAAAGCGTCCGTCTGATCGAAGACGCCCGCTCCCAGGCGATGACCATCGCCTCCGAGCAGGAAATCGTCCGCATTGCGCAGCAGCAGGCCGACGCCATCATGGCCGACGCCCGCGAGCTTGAGCGTCAGACCCGCGCCGGCGCCGAAGATTACGCCGACGAGGTTCTGGGCCATGTCGAGCAGAGCCTGTCTTCGCTGGTCACCAGCGTGAGCCGCCAGCGCGAGCGCCTGAACAACCAGAGCACCCGATGAGGATCGAGGGTCTGGTAGTAGATGTTCCTCAAGCGCTCTTCGCAACCGCGGAGAGCGCTTCTTATGAGGGCATCTTCGAAATCGATGCAATTGACATGGGTCCCGACGTCTACACGCCGGAAGGTCCCTTCGAATGGAGCGCCCTGCTGACGAACGTCGGCGGCGCCATCCTGGTATCCGGAACGGTTGCCGGCTCGGTGTACACCGACTGCGCGCGTTGCCTGGAGAAGGCGTCCTTCGATGTGGAAGGCGAGATCGAGGGCTACTTCATCATCCCCGGACAAGGTGAGGCCCCCGAGGATATGGACGAAGACGAGTTCGACGAGCTGCCCGAGGACAACCGGCTCGATTTGGAGCCGCTGGTCATGGCGGGCATCGTCATCGACCTGCCGCTCGTTCCGCTGTGCAGCGAGGACTGCAAGGGCCTGTGCAGCCAGTGCGGCGCCAACCTGAACGAAGGCCCGTGCGGATGCACGCATGACGAAGAGGAAACTATCAGCGCAAGCAATCCCTTTGCGGTGTTGAAAAACATAGAATTCGAACAATAGAAGTATTGCGAGAGCATCGCGGGTTTGTTAACATTCTACTTCGTCTGATTTCAGTTAAATATGTTCGGCCGGCAATTCGGCCGGCTGGATAAGGAGATGATACATATGGCAGTCCCTAAACGTAAGACCGGTCGTGCTCGCACCCATTCTCGCCGCAGCGCCAATGACGTCGCAGCGATCCCCGCACGTTCCACCTGCCCGCAGTGCGGTCAGCCCAAGCTCCCGCATCGCGTGTGCGGCAACTGCGGCTACTACGGGGCCGGCAGCACCAAGCGTGAGGTCATCGAAGTCGACTAAAGGTCGTCTTGCAAAAATGTAGCTGACGGGAACTGCCGACTTACGGGTCGGCAATTCTTGTATAAGGAGGGTACGCATATGGATAAAGTAACCATCTGCGTTGATGCCATGGGTGGCGACAACGCTCCTGGCGTCGTTCTCGAGGGCGTCGAGGCCGCCCTGCGGGCCGACGAGGATCTCGAGGTCATCCTCGTCGGCCCGCAGGACGTTGTCGAAACGTTCGCAGACGGCCACGACCGCTGCACTGCGGCGTTCGCATCCGAGGTCATCGAGATGGGGGAGCACCCCGCCAATGCCGTGCGCAGCAAGAAGGATTCTTCCATCGTGGTTGGCTGCAACCTGGTGAAAGAAGGCAAGGGCGACGGCTTCTTCTCCGCCGGATCCACAGGAGCCGTGCTGGCTGGCGGCGTCCTGAGAATCGGGCGCATCAAGGGCGTCAAGCGCCCGGCGCTTTGCACCATCATCCCGTCTCCCGTCAGGCCTGTCGTCATGGCCGACGTGGGGGCCAACGCCGACTGCAAGCCCGAATACCTGGTTCAGTTCGCCCATATGGCAACCATTTACGCCGAGAAGATCATCGGCATCGACAACCCCAACGTGGCGCTGCTCAACATCGGCTCCGAAGAAGCCAAGGGCTCCCAGTTCGCACAGGAGGCCTTCGCCCTTATGAAGGAGCAGGTGCCCAATTTCGTGGGCAACGCCGAGGGCAATGACATCATCCCTGCAAACTACGACGTGTTCATCACCGACGGCTTCACGGGCAACATGGTGCTCAAAACCATCGAAGGCACGGCCAAAACCCTGTTCAAGAGCGTCAAGGGCGTTATGATGTCGTCCACGCCCCGCAAGTTGGCGGGCTTGGTGCTCAAGGGGGGCCTCAAGGAGCTGGCCGATTCCATCAGTTCCGACACCTACGGCGGAGCCCCGCTTCTGGGCGTCAAGGGCGCCTGTATCGTGGGCCATGGCTCCAGCAATGCCACCGCAATCAAGAACGGCGTGCTCATCACGGCGAAAATCGCCCGTCAGAAGGTCCCTGACCTCATTGCGGAGGCGATTGCCCGATGAACGACCATACCGCTGAACAAGAGCAGAAGATCCAGCGTGCCCAAGAAATCATCGGCACGCAGTTCGGCAACACGGACATCCTTCTGCACGCCATAACCCATCCTTCCGCAACGGAGGGCAAACCTGTCAAGCTGAGCTACGAGCGCCTGGAGTTTCTGGGCGACAGCATTTTGGGCGCCATCGTCGCCAACGAGGCGTTCCATCGCTATCCGGATTTGGACGAAGGCGGCCTGACCCGCATCAAGGTGGCGCTGGTGTCCGGCG
This genomic window contains:
- the coaD gene encoding pantetheine-phosphate adenylyltransferase; its protein translation is MKRALVPGTFDPITNGHIDVVERSADIFDEVIVGVAQSRKKGPTFNLDERIALAQEATAHLPNVKVMGFDDLLVNFAKKINAHVIVKGLRAITDFEYEFQMTSMNYALDESIETLFIMSQPQHMYLSSSIVRELAAFHGDIKALVPPCVEKALNEKFMR
- a CDS encoding Asp23/Gls24 family envelope stress response protein, giving the protein MTKEISGNLHVSNDVLADLAGYAALRVYGVVGMAAPTVQDGIAKLLPASRLRRGIEITNTAIGVHVDVYVILEYGVNINSVSQNLIESITYDLSTFAQVPIDSIDVHVQGVKIRK
- the recG gene encoding ATP-dependent DNA helicase RecG, whose protein sequence is MQDRLAATLELDAPVTSVSGVSSGRAAGLSRLGIRTVRDLLQHFPHRYVDMSRISTIEGAGIGDSVTIVGTIHEVRLKRPRPRLSLTEVTIVDGTGTLIATFFRQPWIAKTLKTGTRVSVAGTLEFNYGYKRMTAPFLDVLEDDQNPMSGQIVPVHHATGKVTPGIMRLIVRNAVDSAWGAYDPLPLELRTKYRLMSRSNAYRSIHFPQDMRDVHQARRRLAYEEVLMLQMHMLMSARDRQDDGPAHEHVFDGPYSEALMKALPFSLTSDQERAVAEIQMRMAQPKVMSHMLLGDVGTGKTAVAGFAIAAAADARFQTFMMAPTEVLATQYAASLGGLFDQAGISWALLTGSTPAEDREDILMRLASGHTDVVFGTHALLEDDVVAHDCGLVIIDEQQRFGVDQRKRLIEKGRNADALFMTATPIPRTLALALYGNLSLSYLRQVPFDRPPRKTQVVDFRDRGKAYDAALAACRRGEQVYVVCPLVGQKRKADDDKKKDDRDAEEETPSYIESDEDMRQDDQKAAEAEAAFLQSKVFADFKVGLLHGRMDAKAKHAAMEDFRAGQTDVLVCTTVIEVGVDVPNATVMIIEDADRFGLSQLHQLRGRVGRGTKPGEVYLIAATSSEDALERLSAMEATDDGFELAERDLALRREGDILGNRQHGASVLRLVNIVRDGKLIELAHEDAEALLDADPEFETPAMQALVHEVRAWFPHTDEDTTIGG
- a CDS encoding YceD family protein, producing MRIEGLVVDVPQALFATAESASYEGIFEIDAIDMGPDVYTPEGPFEWSALLTNVGGAILVSGTVAGSVYTDCARCLEKASFDVEGEIEGYFIIPGQGEAPEDMDEDEFDELPEDNRLDLEPLVMAGIVIDLPLVPLCSEDCKGLCSQCGANLNEGPCGCTHDEEETISASNPFAVLKNIEFEQ
- the rsmD gene encoding 16S rRNA (guanine(966)-N(2))-methyltransferase RsmD; translation: MRVIAGEFKGRRLKAPEGMGTRPTIDRVKESVVSSIYSARGGLDDAVVLDAFAGSGGLGIECLSRGAKTALFYEYDRKAQRALRENIDMLKLQAGRARIVQSDVLKRPPTVVAMPFDVVLLDPPYAYDLQVIVDFLRTLRDAKALADGAIVSYEHDSSCALAPVLERSGLDMDILTTKRFGGTTIDICRIACPDEEE
- the rpmF gene encoding 50S ribosomal protein L32, translating into MAVPKRKTGRARTHSRRSANDVAAIPARSTCPQCGQPKLPHRVCGNCGYYGAGSTKREVIEVD
- a CDS encoding DAK2 domain-containing protein; its protein translation is MSEITTSSVLNAIAVAAKTLESRKDEVNRLNVFPVPDGDTGTNMSLTLQMVVKNVAKLPIGSTGAEIRKAITTGALMGARGNSGVITSQILRGLCEGLEGVEELDVNAIDSALDSARTVAFQAVRKPVEGTILTVIKDAAASARKAKRKKMSVEDALETVVKDAYASVQNTPELLPVLKENGVVDAGGYGLAILLDAFVASLLGKEGFTEDAISFARPAPKVAIEQIDDWDPDSAFRYCTEFLVHSDTVDVDEAKAFLPTMGDCDLMVGMHPNFKVHVHSNRPDQVLGWFLDHDSQISEVHVHNMGLQSEERTEKIEAERAAEHKTVGIVAVAPGSGNAKILESLGVDVVVSGGQTMNPSTADLLEAANKVNADQVIIMPNNSNIVMAAQAACQVSEKPCIVVPTKTVPQSFSAMFGFNPEATLEENAEAMAEAFADTKTGEVTHAIKDSKDAHGNPIKNGDVIGIADGSIECVGSSLEDVVLDLLEVMEADDADTATILAGADYSDEELEALVARIEETYEDLEVESHRGEQPLYPIVFSVE
- the plsX gene encoding phosphate acyltransferase PlsX yields the protein MDKVTICVDAMGGDNAPGVVLEGVEAALRADEDLEVILVGPQDVVETFADGHDRCTAAFASEVIEMGEHPANAVRSKKDSSIVVGCNLVKEGKGDGFFSAGSTGAVLAGGVLRIGRIKGVKRPALCTIIPSPVRPVVMADVGANADCKPEYLVQFAHMATIYAEKIIGIDNPNVALLNIGSEEAKGSQFAQEAFALMKEQVPNFVGNAEGNDIIPANYDVFITDGFTGNMVLKTIEGTAKTLFKSVKGVMMSSTPRKLAGLVLKGGLKELADSISSDTYGGAPLLGVKGACIVGHGSSNATAIKNGVLITAKIARQKVPDLIAEAIAR